A portion of the Pseudodesulfovibrio alkaliphilus genome contains these proteins:
- the nadA gene encoding quinolinate synthase NadA yields MENSVRDILAIKQTMGSRLAILGHHYQSDAVIALTDIQGDSLELARRIGDLDAEHIVFCGVYFMAESAAILRRPGQNIHIPDASATCPMADMAEAERVKTTLEILEKNGRTVIPLTYVNSSAAVKGVVGRHGGSVCTSANAATMLAWAMDRGDAVLFLPDRHLAMNTANALNITEGDRVILPREVIDGDPRLSIDPAAIADKRLMVWPGYCPIHEEFSIRTIAELRTKNPATRIVVHPECDPAVVKAADGSGSTTYLINYVAKAPAGSIIYIGTEINLVSRLADRFPDKTIKPLSLSQCDDMAKITTTNLAALLRDIETSTPVEVDEDIKAPARLALQRMLDACA; encoded by the coding sequence GTGGAAAACTCCGTTCGAGACATCCTCGCCATCAAGCAAACCATGGGGAGTCGTCTCGCCATCCTCGGCCATCACTACCAGTCCGACGCGGTCATTGCCCTGACCGACATCCAGGGCGACTCCCTGGAGCTTGCCCGCCGTATCGGCGACCTCGACGCCGAGCATATCGTCTTTTGCGGCGTGTATTTCATGGCCGAATCAGCCGCCATACTGCGCCGCCCGGGACAGAATATCCATATTCCCGACGCATCAGCTACCTGCCCCATGGCCGATATGGCCGAGGCAGAACGCGTCAAGACCACGCTGGAAATCCTTGAAAAAAACGGACGGACGGTCATCCCGCTCACCTACGTCAACTCTTCGGCCGCGGTCAAAGGCGTGGTCGGCCGCCATGGCGGCTCGGTCTGCACCTCGGCCAACGCGGCCACCATGCTCGCCTGGGCCATGGACCGCGGCGATGCAGTGCTCTTTTTGCCCGACCGGCACCTTGCCATGAACACGGCCAACGCGCTGAACATCACCGAAGGCGACCGCGTCATCCTGCCAAGAGAGGTCATCGACGGCGACCCGCGGCTGTCCATCGATCCAGCGGCCATCGCCGACAAACGCCTCATGGTCTGGCCGGGCTACTGTCCCATCCATGAGGAGTTCTCGATCCGCACCATAGCGGAGCTACGCACCAAGAACCCGGCCACACGGATAGTGGTCCATCCCGAATGCGATCCGGCGGTGGTCAAGGCCGCCGACGGCAGCGGTTCCACCACCTACCTCATCAACTACGTCGCCAAGGCTCCGGCCGGTTCCATCATCTACATCGGAACCGAGATCAACCTTGTATCACGTCTGGCAGACCGCTTCCCTGACAAGACCATCAAGCCCTTGTCCTTGAGCCAATGTGACGATATGGCAAAAATTACCACCACCAACCTTGCCGCCTTGCTGAGAGACATCGAAACCTCCACGCCCGTGGAGGTGGACGAAGATATCAAGGCACCGGCCCGGCTGGCACTACAACGCATGCTCGACGCCTGCGCCTGA
- the nadC gene encoding carboxylating nicotinate-nucleotide diphosphorylase encodes MPTALFDEFFQAEARMFLLATIRIALAEDGSDLTSLGLFTENDMAQAMIVAKQDTVVAGLPIIPMVLEFGGDQCQVHLNVDDGERVSDGALVAAMRGPAVQLLKAERVIMNFLCHLSGIATLTARYADALKGTKTQLLDTRKTLPGLRFPEKYAVLAGGGNNHRLTLADMLMLKDNHIDRAGSITRAVDALLQAHSPCPPIEVECRTIEEVEEACQCEIQRIMLDNMDTETIKTALGIIPETIETELSGNVTLENIRELAELGPDYISVGRLTHSAPSSDFSMQFVPLS; translated from the coding sequence ATGCCCACCGCCCTTTTTGACGAATTCTTTCAGGCAGAAGCCAGGATGTTCCTCCTGGCCACCATCCGCATCGCCCTGGCGGAAGACGGCTCTGATCTCACCTCGCTTGGCCTCTTCACCGAAAACGACATGGCCCAGGCCATGATCGTTGCCAAACAGGACACCGTGGTGGCCGGACTGCCCATCATCCCCATGGTCCTTGAATTCGGCGGCGATCAGTGCCAGGTACACCTCAACGTGGACGACGGCGAGCGTGTCTCGGACGGAGCCCTGGTGGCAGCCATGCGCGGCCCGGCCGTGCAACTGCTCAAGGCCGAGCGCGTGATCATGAATTTTCTGTGCCACCTCTCAGGCATCGCGACCCTCACGGCCAGATACGCCGACGCCCTCAAGGGAACCAAAACCCAACTCCTTGATACCCGCAAGACACTGCCAGGGCTGCGCTTTCCTGAAAAATACGCCGTGCTCGCAGGCGGCGGAAATAACCACCGCCTAACCCTCGCGGATATGCTCATGCTCAAAGACAACCACATAGACAGGGCCGGGAGCATTACTCGGGCGGTGGACGCCCTGCTGCAAGCTCATTCCCCCTGCCCTCCCATTGAGGTGGAATGCCGGACCATCGAGGAAGTAGAAGAAGCCTGCCAGTGCGAAATCCAGCGCATCATGCTGGACAACATGGACACTGAAACCATTAAAACCGCCCTGGGCATCATCCCCGAGACCATCGAGACGGAATTAAGCGGCAACGTGACCCTGGAAAACATCCGTGAGCTGGCTGAACTCGGGCCGGACTACATCTCGGTCGGCAGACTGACCCATTCGGCTCCATCGTCGGATTTCAGTATGCAGTTCGTGCCCTTAAGCTAA
- the mgtE gene encoding magnesium transporter — MNSEEDIRHREDADPTESMVEIEVQHPADAAETIEGLDIVEQVKFIKQLPIRDAAESIAEMDEYDQVELFKNLNRGLGARIVEQMSPDDATALLKGLDEELRLALLSRVPAEDRAELKTLLTFDPDTAGGVMNTEVVILDQELNVDQAIAKIRDEVEDKEIPYYAYLTDQKDRLVGVVSLRDILLARRGAVLKDLVKTQSLITAGYNMDKEEVAHLIARYNLLAVPVVDFGDRLLGVVTVDDVIDIIHEEASEDMQAMVGAGPDETTDSPWLYSVRMRLPWLIINVLFSSVSAWVVHLFEGNIAEMAVLAVLMPLVANQAGNTGQQALAVMIRQMAMERFDRKRAWLAVLRELRIGFLNGTIISVLVFAVAYAITGKADLASVLGLALGVDMLLGAVAGASIPLILKEMGRDPAQASSIFLTTITDSMGFFILLGLAGIFLLA; from the coding sequence ATGAACAGCGAAGAGGACATCCGCCACCGCGAGGACGCGGATCCGACCGAAAGCATGGTCGAGATCGAGGTCCAGCATCCGGCCGACGCTGCCGAAACCATTGAGGGTCTCGACATCGTCGAGCAGGTGAAATTCATCAAGCAGCTTCCCATACGGGACGCTGCCGAGTCCATTGCGGAGATGGACGAATACGATCAGGTCGAGCTGTTCAAAAATCTCAATCGGGGGCTTGGCGCACGCATCGTCGAGCAGATGTCGCCTGACGACGCTACCGCCCTGCTCAAGGGCTTGGACGAGGAATTGCGTCTCGCCTTGCTTAGCCGTGTGCCGGCGGAGGATAGGGCGGAGCTGAAAACCCTGCTCACCTTTGATCCTGATACTGCCGGCGGCGTCATGAACACCGAGGTGGTGATTCTCGATCAGGAGCTCAACGTGGATCAGGCCATCGCCAAGATCCGCGACGAGGTTGAGGACAAGGAAATCCCGTACTATGCCTACCTTACGGACCAGAAGGACAGGCTGGTGGGCGTGGTCTCCCTGCGCGACATTCTCCTGGCAAGGCGCGGGGCCGTGCTGAAGGATCTGGTCAAGACACAGAGTCTGATCACTGCCGGGTACAACATGGACAAGGAAGAGGTGGCCCACCTCATCGCCCGCTACAACCTGCTGGCCGTTCCGGTGGTCGATTTCGGCGACAGGCTGCTCGGCGTGGTCACGGTCGACGATGTCATCGATATCATCCACGAAGAGGCCAGCGAGGACATGCAGGCCATGGTCGGCGCAGGGCCGGACGAGACCACGGATTCCCCCTGGCTCTATTCCGTACGTATGCGTCTGCCTTGGTTGATCATCAACGTGCTTTTCTCCTCGGTCTCGGCCTGGGTCGTGCATCTTTTCGAGGGCAACATCGCCGAGATGGCGGTGCTGGCCGTGCTCATGCCCCTGGTGGCCAATCAGGCGGGAAACACCGGACAGCAGGCCCTGGCCGTGATGATCCGACAGATGGCCATGGAACGTTTCGACCGCAAGCGCGCATGGCTGGCAGTGCTGCGCGAGTTGCGCATCGGCTTTCTCAACGGCACCATCATTTCGGTGCTGGTCTTTGCCGTGGCCTATGCCATTACTGGCAAGGCGGACCTTGCCTCGGTTCTGGGGCTGGCCCTGGGGGTGGATATGCTCCTGGGTGCCGTCGCCGGGGCGTCCATTCCGCTGATTCTCAAGGAGATGGGGCGTGACCCGGCTCAGGCTTCGAGCATCTTCCTGACCACCATCACGGATTCCATGGGCTTTTTCATTCTGCTCGGTCTGGCTGGCATTTTTCTGCTGGCGTGA
- a CDS encoding protein phosphatase CheZ, with product MTGNEELVRELMEKVSDQLVVSLKDTISVAVEKEIAKSLSKSLLEGEFYRRINEDLQEGLKKIYHEVKAARGGKTITSIEADFNPEELFSETSDQLDAVLRTTEKAAVDIIDIVEKLQDMQTTVARIVKGFESGGVTKQDRVRLKEINETLGNDLSTIMVTLSFQDLTGQRIKIIINSIREVEKIVREVMLSTGLMIRQREQEPDKDIDSLSEDAKSQATSKLQGPSEGARQGDVDDLLASLGLD from the coding sequence ATGACCGGCAACGAAGAGCTCGTCAGGGAACTGATGGAAAAGGTCTCGGACCAGCTTGTGGTCAGCCTCAAGGACACCATCTCCGTGGCAGTCGAGAAAGAGATCGCCAAAAGCCTCTCGAAATCCCTGCTCGAAGGCGAATTCTACCGCAGAATCAACGAGGATCTTCAGGAAGGTCTCAAGAAAATCTATCACGAAGTCAAGGCGGCCCGGGGCGGCAAAACAATCACCAGCATTGAGGCCGACTTCAACCCCGAAGAGTTGTTCAGCGAGACTTCGGACCAGTTGGACGCCGTGCTCAGGACCACCGAAAAGGCGGCCGTGGACATCATCGACATCGTCGAGAAGCTTCAGGACATGCAGACCACGGTGGCCCGAATCGTCAAGGGATTCGAATCCGGCGGCGTGACCAAACAAGACCGAGTCCGGCTCAAGGAGATCAATGAAACCCTTGGCAACGACCTCTCCACCATCATGGTCACCTTGAGCTTCCAGGACCTCACGGGCCAACGCATCAAGATCATCATCAACTCCATCCGCGAGGTGGAAAAGATCGTGCGCGAGGTCATGCTCTCCACGGGCCTGATGATCCGCCAGCGCGAACAGGAGCCGGACAAGGACATAGACTCCCTGTCCGAGGACGCCAAGAGCCAGGCCACATCGAAACTTCAGGGCCCGAGCGAAGGGGCCAGACAGGGCGATGTGGACGATCTGCTCGCTTCCCTGGGCCTTGACTGA
- a CDS encoding PilZ domain-containing protein encodes MSDDKRTFSRVPVRLKGYARIMKDIGSPPMFTADGAGDAASPDSIFRGGKLPEELTNFLLEMNRKLDRILGVLSQKSLRDDFPLDLEILELSAAGIKFRSPTSFAMKTPLEVVLILGQVPLRMAGSKGRVRGLDEETGLYRFEFIDTMGSSMETIVQFVFQQQREHIRKSKM; translated from the coding sequence TCTCGCGAGTTCCGGTACGCCTCAAGGGATACGCCCGGATCATGAAGGACATCGGTTCCCCGCCCATGTTCACTGCCGACGGCGCAGGCGACGCGGCCAGCCCCGACAGCATTTTTCGTGGAGGCAAGCTGCCGGAGGAGCTCACGAACTTTCTCCTTGAGATGAACCGCAAGCTCGACAGGATTCTCGGCGTCCTCAGCCAGAAAAGCCTGCGTGACGACTTTCCCCTTGACCTTGAGATTCTCGAGTTATCCGCTGCGGGAATCAAGTTCCGCTCCCCCACCTCCTTTGCCATGAAAACCCCCCTTGAAGTGGTCTTGATTCTCGGTCAGGTGCCTCTGCGCATGGCGGGCAGCAAAGGCCGCGTCCGGGGTTTGGACGAGGAAACCGGCCTCTATCGCTTCGAATTTATCGACACCATGGGTTCAAGCATGGAAACCATCGTGCAATTCGTCTTCCAACAACAGCGCGAGCATATCCGAAAATCCAAAATGTAA